DNA from Candidatus Dormiibacterota bacterium:
GCGAATTCGTAGGGCTCGCGCTCGAGGAAGCCGCGCATGTCACCGCCGGAGCTGAAGTACCCGCCCGCGCCGGTGATGACGATGACCCGCACCGAGCGGTCGCGGCCGAGCTCGGTGATGCGGTCGGCGATCTCCTGGCGCATCTCCCAGGTGATCGTGTTGCGCTTCTCCGGCCGGTCGATGGTGAGCCGGGCCACCGGCCGGTCCGCCAGACGCTCGACGACGATCTCGCTCACATCCTCTCCTCTGAGCGCTGACGCGCTCGCTGCAGCCATTCCCAGATCCTGCCGCCGTGCACGGGCAGCTCGTTCACCTCGACCCCGTGCGCCGAGAGCGCGTCGGTCACCGCGTTGGCGATCGCCGCCGGCGCCGCCATGCAGTTGCCCTCGCCGATGCCCTTGGCCCGGCTGGGGACGAGGTCGGTGTCGCCGTCGATGTGGTGGATACGCAACTCCGGCATCTCCGCGACGGTGGGGCAGAGGTAGTCCATGAAGGAGGTGGTCAGGGGGGTGCCGTCGGGGTCGTAGACGAGCTCCTCGTAGAGCGTCCCGCCGAGCCCGTGGGCGAGCGCCCCGGCCACCTGGCCGTCGGCGAGCAGCGGGTTGAGGATGCGCCCGGCGTCGTGGACGGTGGCGTAGCGCAGCACCCGCACCGCGCAGGTGTCGGGGTCGATGTCGACGAGGCAGACGTCGGCGACGCCGCCGTAGCAGATCGAGGAGTCGACGGTGTCATCGCCCGCCGGGCTCCGAGCCAGGTCGCTGCTGAAGGAGGCGGTGACGGTGAGCAGCGTCTCCAGCCCGGGGGGCAGCGAGCCGGGGTCCCAGTGGGCCAGGCCGGCGACCCGGCGGATGGGCACGGCACGGTCGCTTCCCCGAGCGCGGACGCTGCCGTCCACCAGCTCGAGATCGGCGGGGTCGACCTCGAGCATCTCCGCGGCGATGGCACAGATGCGCTCGCGCAGGGCGGCGCAGGCGCGGTGGATCGCGGAGGCGACGATCGGGGCGAACCGGCTCGAGTAGGAGCCGGAGGAGACGTTCCACACCTGCGCGGCGGTGTCGATGGAGGGGTCGACGCGCACCGCCGCCATCGGCACCCCCAGCTCGTCGGCGACGATCTGGGCGGCCACGGTCTCGTGCCCCTGCCCCTCGGGCGCGGTGGCGATGCGCAGCCGCACCCCGCCCATCGGGTCCATGGTCAGGGTGGCGCTCTCGGTGCACCCCGATTTGCCCAGCCCGCGGCCACGCTCCTCGGGGGTGCGGGCGAGGTCGATGTAGCCGAGGTTGGTGCCGGAGGGGTCGACGATCATCGCCATCCCCACCCCGGCGAGCCGCCCCGCGGCGCGGAGCCGGTCGCGCTCCGCCAGCATCTCCGCGCGGCCGCCCTCGCGGAGCAGGGCGTCGAGCAGCCCGGGGAGGTCGCCGGAGTCGTAGACCCCGCCCGAGGGGGTGCGATAGGGCATGCGATCGGCGGGGATGAGGTTGCGCCGGCGCACCTCGACGGGGTCGAGCCCGAGCCGCCGTCCCACCATCTCGACCAGCCGCTCCAGGCTGAAGTAGAGCTGCTGGCCGCCGAAGCCGCGGTTCAGCCCGGTCGGCGGCCGGTTGGTGAGCACCGCCCGCGCCTCGACGGCGAGGTGCTCGACGGCGTACGGGCCGACCAGGTTGCCGAAGCAGCGGTAGAGGGTGGCCGGCTCCGGCGGCCGGAGGTGGGCGCCGACGTCGTCGAGGATCTCCAGCCGCAGCGCCGTGATCCGCCCCGAGGCGTCGATCGCGGCCGACGCATGGGTGAGCCGGTCGGTGCCCGCCTGGCTGGCGACCAGGTCCTCCCAGCGGTCGGCGGTCCAGCGCACCGGCACCCCCGCGAGACGGCTGGCGAGCGCGATCAGCGGGATGTAGGCGTAGACCCCGGACTTGATGCCGAAGCTGCCGCCGATGTCGGGCGGCACCACCAGCCGCAGCCGGTTCTCGGGGAGGCCGAGACTGGCGGCGACCAGCGGCTGCATGACGAAGGGACCGTGGAAGTTGCTCCACACCGTGCACTCCCCGGCGGCCGCCTCCCACTCCGCCAGCACCGCGTAGCACTCGATCGGGGTCGAGCTGTAGCGGGGGAAGCGGAAGCTCGCGTCGACCCGGTGCTCGGCGGCGGCGAAGGCGGCCTCGGGGTCGCCGTAGCGGAAGGAGCGGGAGCTGATCACCGTGCCCGCCTCGACGTCGAGCACCGGGTCGAGCGGGTCGTAGTCGACCACCACCAGGTCGGCGGCGTCCTCGGCCACGTAGCGGTCGCGGGCGACCACCACCGCCACCGGCTCGCCGACGTAGCGGGCGGTGTCGAGTGCCAGCGGCCAGTAGGGCTCGGCGCCGCCGACGCCGACGCTGAACGGCCGCAGCAGGCGGCGGGCGTCGTCGGGGGTGACCACCGCGACCACGCCGTCGAGGGCGAGCGCCGCGGAGGCGTCGACCGCGACGACCCGGGCGTGGGCGTGGGGGCTGCGCACGATGGCGGCGTGGTGGATGCCGGCGACGGGGGAGATGTCGGCGACGAACCGGCCCCGCCCGCGGAGCAGACGGGCGTCCTCGACCCGGGGGATGGGCTGTCCCACCAGCGGGCGCGCGCGGATGACCTCCTTCACTGCGCCCGGGAACTCTACATCGCCTGGGGGAGAAGGGCCGGCGCGCTCCGGACTCAGGCCGGGCGGCGCAGCCGGGGGGTGCGGCGCCGGACCGCGGGCCGCGGTGCCGGGCCCGCCTGGGGCAGCTGCACCGGGGTGGAGCCGGAGCCGCTGACGCTCGGCGGGTTGGCGACCACCAGGGCGGCCATCTCGGAGGCCTCCATCGTCTCCACCTCGAGCAGCCGGCGGGCCACCGCCTCGAGCGCGTCGCGGTACTCGATCAGGGTCTGCCGGGCCCGCTGCTCGGCCTCGGCGATCAGCCGCTCGACCTCCTCGTCGACCGCCCAGGCCATCCGCTCGGAGTGGTCGCGGCCGAGGCTGTCGGCGCCGGTGCCGCTGAAGGTGCGCAGCCCCAGCGGGCTCATGCCCCACTCGGTGACCATCCGCCGGGCCATGTCGGTGGCGCGCTGGAGGTCGTCGTGGGCCCCGGTGGTGATGTGCTCGGCCCCGAACACCAGCTCCTCCGCGCAGCGGCCGCCGAGCATGGCGGCGAGCTGGTCGCGCAGCTGGGCGCGGCTCAGCAGCACCCGCTCCTGCTCGGGGAGGGCCATGGTCCAGCCCAGCGAGCGGCCGCGGCTGACGATGGTGATCTTGTGGACCGGGTCGGCGTGGGCGAGGACGTGGAAGACGAGCGCGTGGCCGGTCTCGTGGTTCGCGATGATCGAGCGGTCGCGCTCGGTGAGGATGCGG
Protein-coding regions in this window:
- a CDS encoding xanthine dehydrogenase family protein molybdopterin-binding subunit, with product MGQPIPRVEDARLLRGRGRFVADISPVAGIHHAAIVRSPHAHARVVAVDASAALALDGVVAVVTPDDARRLLRPFSVGVGGAEPYWPLALDTARYVGEPVAVVVARDRYVAEDAADLVVVDYDPLDPVLDVEAGTVISSRSFRYGDPEAAFAAAEHRVDASFRFPRYSSTPIECYAVLAEWEAAAGECTVWSNFHGPFVMQPLVAASLGLPENRLRLVVPPDIGGSFGIKSGVYAYIPLIALASRLAGVPVRWTADRWEDLVASQAGTDRLTHASAAIDASGRITALRLEILDDVGAHLRPPEPATLYRCFGNLVGPYAVEHLAVEARAVLTNRPPTGLNRGFGGQQLYFSLERLVEMVGRRLGLDPVEVRRRNLIPADRMPYRTPSGGVYDSGDLPGLLDALLREGGRAEMLAERDRLRAAGRLAGVGMAMIVDPSGTNLGYIDLARTPEERGRGLGKSGCTESATLTMDPMGGVRLRIATAPEGQGHETVAAQIVADELGVPMAAVRVDPSIDTAAQVWNVSSGSYSSRFAPIVASAIHRACAALRERICAIAAEMLEVDPADLELVDGSVRARGSDRAVPIRRVAGLAHWDPGSLPPGLETLLTVTASFSSDLARSPAGDDTVDSSICYGGVADVCLVDIDPDTCAVRVLRYATVHDAGRILNPLLADGQVAGALAHGLGGTLYEELVYDPDGTPLTTSFMDYLCPTVAEMPELRIHHIDGDTDLVPSRAKGIGEGNCMAAPAAIANAVTDALSAHGVEVNELPVHGGRIWEWLQRARQRSEERM